GCCAAGCACCGCGGCCATGAAGCCACCCTCGCCGCCACCGATATCCATCAGGCAACGCGCATTGCCCAGCGGCACCGCGTCAAGAATCTCGTCGGCGACCAAAGCCTGCGAGGCGCTCATCAAAGCCGAATAATCGCTCACCGCCGGCTCGGCCAACTCGTCGGGAGCCTGGGAACGGGCATAGGCCCAATAGCGCGACAGCGCCGTCTCTCCGGCTTCGCCGCGCAGCAGGGCCACCGGATCGCGCATGTCTTGATAGAACAACCCATGATGGCGCACCATGGCCAACACCGCCGGGTTGCCCAGCATCGCCGCCCCCAGCGCCCCCAGACCGAATCGGCCGCCGCGTCGCCGCTCGACCAGATCGAGCGACACCGCCGCCTCAAGCAGACGCCGCGCCCCTTCGACCGGCAGGGCGATGCGCTCGGCCACCACCGTCGCCGTCTGCGGCCCTTCGGCCAGAACCGGCAACAGATCCAAACGAACGCAGGCGTCAAGCACCTGGGAATAGACGAAGCCGGCGCAGAGATCGAACAACGAGCGCGCCCGGCGCCGGGCGATCGTGCGCAGCCCCGGCAGGCGCATCGCCCAATACTGG
The DNA window shown above is from Rhodospirillum rubrum ATCC 11170 and carries:
- a CDS encoding methyltransferase; protein product: MKTLSSHAVSDALTGWRDRLLTNDRFQYWAMRLPGLRTIARRRARSLFDLCAGFVYSQVLDACVRLDLLPVLAEGPQTATVVAERIALPVEGARRLLEAAVSLDLVERRRGGRFGLGALGAAMLGNPAVLAMVRHHGLFYQDMRDPVALLRGEAGETALSRYWAYARSQAPDELAEPAVSDYSALMSASQALVADEILDAVPLGNARCLMDIGGGEGGFMAAVLGRYPKIRGIVFDLQSVADRAADRLDAAGFEPRVRVAGGDFRVDPLPTESDVMTLVRVVHDHDDDTVRALLAAAHRALPDSGLLIVAEPMADTPGAEPMGAAYFGFYLLAMGSGRPRSRATLTEMLREAGFADVRMAKTRNPLLTQVLVARKAAPASLAAVGAKVPQAAGDCK